A part of Halobaculum sp. MBLA0143 genomic DNA contains:
- a CDS encoding PIN domain-containing protein, which yields MAPSTATVVLDTSVLTAPVQAGVRLFEELDRVAPGDRVVPAPVVDELESLADDGEPARAASVGRDLVDRCRVVDARAEYADDAVVELATGSVPADTTGPVADGETVALSSPRYAATNDRGLRDRLLSRDVRVIGLRGANTLAVTEP from the coding sequence GTGGCCCCGTCCACCGCGACAGTCGTGCTCGACACGAGCGTGCTGACGGCACCGGTTCAGGCGGGCGTCCGGCTGTTCGAGGAGCTCGACCGGGTCGCGCCGGGCGACCGGGTCGTTCCGGCACCGGTGGTCGACGAACTGGAGTCGTTGGCCGACGACGGAGAGCCGGCGCGGGCGGCGTCCGTCGGCCGGGACCTCGTCGACCGGTGTCGGGTCGTGGACGCGCGGGCAGAGTACGCCGACGACGCGGTGGTGGAGCTGGCGACCGGGTCGGTGCCGGCGGACACGACCGGCCCGGTGGCGGACGGGGAGACGGTCGCCCTGTCGTCGCCGCGGTACGCCGCGACGAACGACCGCGGCCTGCGAGACCGGTTGCTCTCGCGGGACGTTCGCGTAATCGGTTTAAGGGGGGCGAACACACTGGCCGTAACAGAGCCGTAA
- a CDS encoding trans-acting enoyl reductase family protein has product MTDQTGDDGRLLVYGAYGYTGRLVVERARACGLSPVVAGRRREPTTAVADDHGVDARVFALDDRETVADAVADVAVVCNCAGPFVHTAEPLVEACLSTGTDYCDVTGEIGVFETLAGYDDAAREAGVTVLPGVGFDVVPTDALAAHLADRLPSATRLSLGFQGLGSVSPGTAHTVVDSLSAGGAVRRDGHLQSVPLAHDVRWIDFGRGETRAAAIPWGDVSTAYHTTGIENVTVYAAQPGAVSRLLRAGSRLAPLAGAAPVQSLLHGLVDRVVDGPDERDREAGETYVWGRVTDGERTETARLRTPETYRFTAHSAVALADRVADGAPAGFQTPAGAFGPEVVSTVAGVEWVER; this is encoded by the coding sequence ATGACCGACCAGACGGGAGACGACGGGCGGCTCCTCGTGTACGGGGCGTACGGCTACACCGGGCGGCTCGTCGTCGAGCGGGCCCGAGCGTGTGGGCTCTCGCCGGTCGTCGCCGGGCGGCGACGGGAGCCGACGACGGCCGTCGCCGACGACCACGGGGTGGACGCGCGCGTGTTCGCGCTGGACGACCGGGAGACGGTCGCCGACGCGGTCGCGGACGTAGCAGTGGTCTGCAACTGCGCCGGGCCGTTCGTCCACACGGCCGAGCCGCTCGTCGAGGCGTGTCTGTCGACCGGGACCGACTACTGCGACGTGACCGGCGAGATCGGCGTGTTCGAGACGTTGGCGGGCTACGACGACGCCGCCCGCGAGGCCGGGGTGACGGTGTTGCCGGGCGTCGGGTTCGACGTGGTGCCGACGGACGCGCTGGCGGCCCACCTCGCGGACCGACTGCCGTCGGCGACACGGCTGTCGCTGGGGTTCCAGGGGCTGGGCAGCGTCTCCCCGGGCACCGCCCACACGGTCGTGGACTCGTTGTCTGCCGGCGGGGCAGTCCGACGCGACGGCCACCTCCAGTCCGTGCCGTTGGCGCACGACGTCCGGTGGATCGACTTCGGCCGCGGGGAGACCCGTGCGGCGGCGATCCCGTGGGGCGACGTGTCGACCGCTTACCACACGACCGGGATCGAGAACGTCACCGTGTACGCCGCCCAGCCGGGGGCGGTGAGCCGACTGCTGCGGGCGGGGAGCCGGCTGGCTCCCCTCGCCGGAGCGGCGCCGGTCCAGTCGTTGCTCCACGGGCTCGTCGACCGGGTCGTCGACGGCCCGGACGAACGGGACCGCGAGGCGGGCGAGACGTACGTCTGGGGCCGCGTGACGGACGGCGAGAGGACGGAGACCGCGCGGCTCCGGACGCCGGAGACGTACCGTTTCACCGCCCACAGCGCCGTCGCGCTCGCGGACCGGGTGGCCGACGGCGCCCCGGCGGGGTTCCAGACTCCCGCCGGCGCGTTCGGACCGGAGGTGGTGTCGACCGTGGCGGGCGTGGAGTGGGTCGAACGGTGA
- a CDS encoding competence/damage-inducible protein A — protein MRVAILTVGDELLAGETENTNATWLAGQVTDRGGVVRRILTVPDDPPTLVDRIRAYHDRFDAVLVTGGLGGTHDDLTVPAVADALDREVVVHEAARAAVERTAAALAEAEPELFEQYDLDFDPDAWASLPAGARHVENPVGLAPGAVVDGVYLLPGVPEEMRGVFGNVAEEFGGDRVSRSVRSPAPEGALAETLAAAGDRFDVAVGSYPSRADREVRVRVSGTDPDAVDAAVDWLAERIDTV, from the coding sequence GTGAGAGTCGCCATCCTCACTGTCGGGGACGAACTGCTCGCCGGGGAGACGGAGAACACGAACGCGACGTGGCTCGCCGGCCAGGTGACCGACCGCGGCGGCGTCGTCCGCCGCATCCTGACCGTGCCGGACGACCCGCCGACGCTCGTCGACCGGATCCGAGCGTACCACGACCGGTTCGACGCCGTCCTCGTCACCGGCGGGCTCGGCGGCACCCACGACGACCTGACGGTGCCGGCGGTCGCCGACGCGCTGGACCGCGAGGTGGTCGTCCACGAGGCGGCTCGCGCGGCCGTCGAACGGACGGCCGCGGCGCTCGCCGAGGCGGAGCCGGAGCTGTTCGAGCAGTACGACCTCGACTTCGATCCGGACGCCTGGGCGTCACTGCCGGCCGGGGCCCGCCACGTCGAGAACCCCGTCGGGCTGGCGCCCGGCGCCGTCGTCGACGGCGTCTACCTCCTCCCGGGCGTGCCCGAGGAGATGCGAGGCGTGTTCGGCAACGTCGCCGAGGAGTTCGGCGGCGACCGAGTGTCTCGGTCGGTCCGGTCGCCGGCGCCGGAGGGTGCGCTGGCGGAGACGCTCGCGGCCGCGGGCGACCGGTTCGACGTCGCCGTCGGCAGCTACCCCTCCCGGGCCGACCGGGAAGTTCGGGTCCGGGTGTCCGGGACGGACCCGGACGCCGTCGACGCCGCCGTCGACTGGCTGGCCGAGCGGATCGACACCGTCTGA
- a CDS encoding translation initiation factor IF-2 subunit gamma, with the protein MTDNTQPEVNIGLVGHVDHGKTTLVQALSGSWTDQHSEEMKRGISIRLGYADATLRQCPDCEAPECYTVAEECPEHGEPTEHLRTVSFVDAPGHETLMATMLAGASIMDGAVLVVSATEDVPQAQTEEHLMALDIIGIDNVVIAQNKVDLVDAEQARDNYEQIKEFVAGTIAEDAPIVPISAQQEINTDLLIQTLESEIPTPERDETLSPRMLVARSFDINRPGTTHEDLLGGVVGGSLAQGTLEADDELELRPGREVEEGGETGYEPIQTTVRSLQAGNEPVDQVGPGGLLGVGTGLDPSLTKGDALAGQIAGEPGSLPPTVDAFEMEVELLDRVVGEGAVDEISTGEPLMLTVGTSTTVGSVTSARGGECEVQLKRPVCADPSSKIAINRRMGARWRLIGVGTLLE; encoded by the coding sequence ATGACGGACAACACACAACCGGAGGTGAACATCGGACTCGTCGGCCACGTCGACCACGGGAAGACGACGCTGGTGCAGGCGCTGTCCGGGTCGTGGACGGACCAGCACAGCGAGGAGATGAAACGCGGGATCTCGATCAGACTCGGGTACGCCGACGCGACGCTGCGGCAGTGCCCCGACTGCGAGGCTCCCGAGTGTTACACGGTCGCCGAGGAGTGTCCGGAACACGGCGAACCGACGGAACACCTCCGAACCGTCTCGTTCGTCGACGCCCCGGGTCACGAGACGCTGATGGCGACGATGCTCGCGGGCGCGTCGATCATGGACGGCGCGGTGCTCGTCGTCTCGGCGACGGAGGACGTGCCCCAGGCACAGACGGAAGAACACCTGATGGCGTTGGACATCATCGGCATCGACAACGTCGTCATCGCCCAGAACAAGGTGGATCTGGTCGACGCGGAACAGGCGCGGGACAACTACGAGCAGATCAAGGAGTTCGTCGCCGGCACCATCGCCGAGGACGCTCCCATCGTCCCCATCTCCGCCCAACAGGAGATCAACACGGACCTGTTGATCCAGACCCTGGAGTCGGAGATTCCGACGCCGGAACGCGACGAGACGCTGTCGCCGCGGATGCTCGTCGCTCGATCGTTCGACATCAATCGACCGGGGACGACCCACGAGGACCTCCTCGGGGGCGTCGTCGGCGGCTCGCTCGCACAGGGCACGTTAGAGGCGGACGACGAACTGGAGCTCCGCCCCGGCCGCGAGGTCGAGGAGGGCGGCGAGACGGGCTACGAGCCGATTCAGACGACCGTGCGGTCGCTCCAGGCGGGCAACGAGCCCGTCGACCAGGTCGGTCCGGGTGGACTGCTCGGCGTCGGCACCGGGCTGGACCCGTCGCTGACGAAGGGTGACGCGTTGGCGGGGCAGATCGCCGGCGAGCCCGGGAGTCTGCCGCCGACGGTGGACGCCTTCGAGATGGAAGTGGAGCTGTTGGACCGGGTCGTCGGCGAGGGTGCCGTCGACGAGATCTCCACCGGGGAGCCGTTGATGCTCACCGTCGGGACGAGCACGACGGTCGGCTCCGTCACGAGCGCCCGCGGCGGCGAGTGTGAGGTGCAGCTGAAACGACCGGTGTGTGCGGATCCGTCGTCGAAGATCGCCATCAACCGCCGGATGGGCGCGCGCTGGCGACTGATCGGCGTCGGAACGCTGCTGGAGTGA
- a CDS encoding NOG1 family protein — MIFEDLPTTPTAEELVDKAFSRATRAGRAKDGREAQESMLRTAGNVLSDNLENVVTAWPDFAYEVSPFYYELADALVDVDEVRQSLNEVGWAGDQIESLRDDYTGKLRTADRETARKTRKQAFARFADITEEVADDLRRLNDARNELRDLPDIDPEAPVIAVAGYPNVGKSAFVNSVTRASNETAEYPFTTTGIQVGHFDRDRVTYQIIDTPGLLDRPADERNDVEQQAVSALAHAADAVLFLVDASARCGYPLNVQLDLREAVDATFDVPVLTVCNKSDVSRDVDAEAYMSVTEDENVDDVLERAAVAVGYDPGLPSRE; from the coding sequence ATGATTTTCGAAGATCTCCCCACCACACCGACGGCCGAGGAGTTGGTCGACAAGGCCTTCTCCCGTGCCACTCGCGCCGGCCGCGCCAAGGACGGCCGCGAGGCCCAGGAGTCGATGCTGCGGACCGCCGGCAACGTCCTCTCGGACAACCTGGAGAACGTCGTCACCGCCTGGCCGGACTTCGCCTACGAGGTGTCTCCGTTCTACTACGAACTCGCGGACGCGTTGGTCGACGTCGACGAGGTCCGCCAGTCGCTCAACGAGGTCGGCTGGGCCGGCGACCAGATCGAGAGCCTCCGGGACGACTACACCGGGAAGCTCCGCACCGCCGACCGCGAGACCGCACGCAAGACCCGGAAACAGGCGTTCGCTCGCTTCGCCGACATCACGGAGGAGGTGGCCGACGACCTCCGCCGTCTCAACGACGCCCGCAACGAACTGCGCGACCTCCCGGACATCGACCCGGAGGCACCCGTGATCGCCGTCGCGGGCTACCCCAACGTCGGCAAGTCCGCGTTCGTCAACAGCGTCACGCGCGCCAGCAACGAGACCGCCGAGTACCCGTTCACCACCACCGGGATCCAGGTCGGGCACTTCGACCGCGACCGTGTCACCTACCAGATTATCGACACGCCGGGGCTGCTCGACCGCCCGGCCGACGAGCGCAACGACGTGGAACAACAGGCCGTCTCCGCGCTCGCGCACGCCGCCGACGCCGTCCTGTTCCTCGTCGACGCCTCCGCACGGTGTGGCTACCCACTGAACGTGCAGTTGGACCTCCGGGAGGCCGTCGACGCAACCTTCGACGTGCCCGTCCTCACCGTCTGCAACAAGAGCGACGTGTCGAGAGACGTGGACGCCGAGGCGTACATGAGCGTCACCGAAGACGAGAACGTCGACGACGTGTTAGAGCGGGCGGCGGTGGCGGTGGGGTACGACCCGGGGCTGCCGTCGCGGGAGTGA
- a CDS encoding cation diffusion facilitator family transporter, giving the protein MTDRRREFLKASWVNVVSSLLKIVVEGALGVTFGSIALVADAVHSVADLLAGAVVLVWGRAAFDGADEDHPHGHDRFEPLTALFVGGVLVLLGLALLRESLLTYLSGPESTYSAVLVAGLLFALADRGACYWYTVRVNREVNSPGLAALAADSKNDLWTTAAAMVGVAGMATGSPILDPVAGAFVSLLVVWQGVEVARENLTYLLDAAPPESLQREIREAILDHRGVYGLHDFTAFYVGHRVEVEFHAEVDGDMTLAAAHDLETELRECVLAVGEVTDVHVHLDPAGLGEWKDADEGTVSTADTGQSSQHHGGF; this is encoded by the coding sequence ATGACAGACCGGCGACGAGAGTTCCTGAAGGCGTCCTGGGTGAACGTCGTCTCGAGTCTGCTGAAGATCGTCGTGGAGGGAGCGCTCGGGGTGACGTTCGGCAGTATCGCGCTGGTCGCGGACGCGGTCCACTCCGTCGCGGACCTGCTCGCCGGGGCCGTCGTCCTCGTGTGGGGGCGGGCCGCCTTCGACGGGGCAGACGAGGACCACCCACACGGTCACGACCGGTTCGAACCGCTGACAGCGTTGTTCGTCGGCGGCGTGTTGGTCCTGTTGGGGCTGGCGTTGCTGCGCGAGTCGTTGCTGACGTACCTCTCCGGGCCGGAGTCGACGTACAGCGCCGTCCTCGTCGCCGGGCTCTTGTTCGCGCTCGCGGACCGCGGCGCCTGTTACTGGTACACCGTGCGGGTGAACCGGGAGGTGAACTCCCCCGGGCTCGCCGCGCTGGCGGCCGACAGCAAGAACGACCTGTGGACCACCGCCGCGGCGATGGTGGGCGTCGCCGGGATGGCGACCGGCAGCCCGATTCTCGACCCCGTCGCCGGCGCGTTCGTCAGCCTGCTCGTCGTCTGGCAGGGTGTCGAGGTGGCCCGCGAGAACCTGACGTACCTCCTGGACGCCGCCCCGCCGGAGTCGCTCCAACGGGAGATCCGCGAGGCGATCCTAGACCACCGGGGCGTGTACGGACTCCACGACTTCACCGCCTTCTACGTCGGTCACCGCGTCGAGGTGGAGTTCCACGCCGAGGTGGACGGCGACATGACGCTCGCGGCCGCCCACGACCTAGAGACGGAACTCCGAGAGTGTGTCCTGGCCGTCGGCGAGGTGACGGACGTCCACGTCCACTTGGATCCCGCCGGGCTCGGAGAGTGGAAGGACGCCGACGAGGGAACCGTCTCCACTGCCGACACCGGACAATCGAGCCAACACCACGGCGGTTTTTGA
- a CDS encoding 5,10-methylenetetrahydromethanopterin reductase, which produces MLGIELTPEHPVERVVELGAAAETAGYDTVFVSHHYNNRDATAVATRLATETDGVRLGPGVANPFESHPVTLASEVATLDELTDGRAVFGLGPGDPSTLRNLGMADDRGLRPVLEAFETARDLWAGERVDGGGTFDADDAGLNYEPPQGASIPVYVGGEGPHMCRMAGKRADGLLFNGSHPADLSWARDRVAEGIGEADGKTADDFDLAAYASVSVGEDGDAAREAARPPVAFVAAGSPPPVLDRHGVDHGVAEEIGDLIAEGSFSEAFDAVTPGMIDAFCIAGTPETVADRIDAVLEHADSLVVGSPLGPDLDAAVELAAEAAPDEIREE; this is translated from the coding sequence ATGCTCGGAATCGAACTCACCCCCGAGCACCCGGTCGAACGGGTCGTCGAACTGGGCGCCGCCGCCGAGACGGCCGGCTACGACACCGTGTTCGTCTCGCACCACTACAACAACCGCGACGCGACGGCTGTGGCGACTCGGCTGGCGACGGAGACGGACGGCGTCCGGCTCGGTCCGGGCGTCGCCAACCCGTTCGAGAGCCACCCGGTGACGCTCGCCAGCGAGGTGGCGACGCTGGACGAGCTCACGGACGGCCGCGCGGTGTTCGGACTCGGCCCGGGCGACCCCTCCACGCTGCGGAACCTCGGGATGGCGGACGACCGCGGGCTCCGGCCCGTGCTGGAGGCGTTCGAGACCGCCCGCGACCTCTGGGCGGGCGAACGGGTGGACGGCGGGGGGACGTTCGACGCCGACGACGCCGGCCTCAACTACGAGCCGCCACAGGGGGCGTCGATCCCCGTCTACGTCGGCGGCGAGGGGCCACACATGTGCCGGATGGCCGGCAAGCGCGCCGACGGCCTGTTGTTCAACGGCTCGCACCCGGCGGACCTCTCGTGGGCGCGTGACCGCGTCGCCGAGGGGATCGGCGAGGCCGACGGGAAGACCGCCGACGACTTCGATCTGGCGGCGTACGCCAGCGTCAGCGTCGGCGAGGACGGCGACGCCGCCCGCGAGGCCGCCCGGCCGCCGGTGGCGTTCGTCGCCGCCGGCTCCCCGCCGCCCGTGCTCGACCGCCACGGCGTCGACCACGGCGTCGCCGAGGAGATCGGCGACCTGATCGCCGAAGGGTCGTTCTCGGAGGCGTTCGACGCCGTCACGCCCGGGATGATCGACGCGTTCTGTATCGCCGGCACGCCCGAGACGGTCGCCGACCGGATCGACGCCGTGCTGGAGCACGCCGACTCGTTGGTCGTCGGGTCGCCGCTGGGGCCGGACCTGGACGCCGCCGTCGAACTGGCCGCCGAGGCCGCGCCCGACGAGATCCGCGAGGAGTAG
- a CDS encoding coenzyme F420-0:L-glutamate ligase, translated as MDVFPVPDVPEVRPGDDLAALIRDRVDLRPDDVVCVASTVVSKAEDRAAELSEFPAGPRAREIADNLEEVTGEQKDPRFAQAVLEESTEVLMESPFLLTETRFGHIGVNAGIDRSNVPEGDILLLPRRPSESASRIRAELPADHVVVTDTSGRPFRHGQRGVAVGWAGLAPGRDYRGETDREGRELGVTVENVVDELAAAANLVAGEADSGTPAVVVRDFEWGDHGESDAHFRAVEGDLVRQAVREWEF; from the coding sequence ATGGACGTGTTTCCAGTCCCGGACGTGCCGGAGGTGCGGCCGGGCGACGACCTCGCGGCGCTGATCCGCGACCGGGTCGACCTCCGTCCGGACGACGTGGTGTGTGTCGCCTCCACCGTCGTCTCGAAGGCGGAGGATCGCGCCGCGGAGCTCTCGGAGTTCCCCGCGGGACCGCGGGCCCGCGAGATCGCCGACAACCTCGAGGAGGTGACAGGTGAACAGAAGGACCCCCGGTTCGCACAGGCCGTCTTGGAGGAGTCGACGGAGGTGTTGATGGAGTCACCGTTCCTGTTGACGGAGACACGGTTCGGTCACATCGGCGTCAACGCCGGCATCGACCGCTCGAACGTCCCCGAGGGGGACATCCTCCTCCTCCCGCGCCGACCGTCGGAGTCGGCCAGCCGCATCCGGGCGGAGCTGCCGGCCGACCACGTGGTCGTCACCGACACCTCCGGGCGACCGTTCCGCCACGGTCAGCGAGGGGTCGCCGTCGGCTGGGCGGGACTCGCTCCCGGGCGCGACTACCGCGGCGAGACGGACCGCGAGGGGCGCGAGTTGGGCGTCACCGTCGAGAACGTCGTCGACGAGCTCGCTGCCGCCGCCAACCTCGTCGCCGGCGAGGCCGACAGCGGCACGCCCGCCGTCGTCGTCCGCGACTTCGAGTGGGGCGACCACGGCGAGAGCGACGCACACTTCCGAGCGGTGGAGGGTGATCTGGTCAGACAGGCCGTCAGGGAGTGGGAGTTCTGA